A region from the Vicia villosa cultivar HV-30 ecotype Madison, WI linkage group LG3, Vvil1.0, whole genome shotgun sequence genome encodes:
- the LOC131658779 gene encoding uncharacterized protein LOC131658779: MDCTQAQKVHYGTHMLAVEADDWWLATRPRLEVAGEEITWDVFRREFLRKYYPEGVRGKKEIEFHELKQGNMSVTDYAAKFTELAKFYPYYDGEGAEFSKCVKFENGLRSEIKKAIGYQQIRVFPNLVDSCRIIEEDNAAHYKIVSDRRGKQSQQRGKPYDTPAGKGKQRAAPGQRTSGGGAPAPIVCFKCGKAGHKSTYCTDDVKKRFRCGKTGHMMSECRHKEVKPKKAQAGGKVFALAGTQTSTEDRLIRGTCFINSMPLITIIDTGATHYFIAAECVEKLGLVLSSMNGEMVVEVPAKGSVTTSLVCLKCPLSIFDRDFAVDLVCLPLAGLDVILGMNWLEYNYAHINCYNKTVRFSTAEEEGAGLVSSKQVRQLLTEEVEMFSLMATLSIENQNIIDELPVVCEFPEVFPDEILDVPPETGIEFTIDLVPELKKQLEDLLEKKFVRPSVSPWGAPLLLVKKKDGSMRLCVDYKQLNKVTIKNKYPLPRIDDLMDQLVGASVFSKIDLRSGYHQIKVKDEDVQKTAFRIRYGNYEYSVMPFGVTNAPGVFMEYMNRIFHEYLDQFVVVFIDDILIYSKSEPEHSDHLRTKELNMRQRRWLELLKDYDFGLNYHPGKANVVADALSRKTLHMSAMMVKELELIEQFRDMSLICEVTPQSVKLGMLKIDNDFLNSIKEAQKLDVKMVDMIVGCGKSEKSDFRVDAQGVLRLQDRICIPDDNDMKRMILEEGHRN; encoded by the exons ATGGATTGTACTCAGGCTCAAAAAGTTCACTATGGGACGCATATGCTAGCAGtcgaagctgacgactggtggctaGCAACACGACCTAGACTAGAAGTTGCAGGTGAAGAGATCACTTGGGACGTGTTCCGAAGAGAATTCCTGAGGAAGTATTATCCTGAGGGcgtccgtggcaagaaggaaatcgAGTTCCACGAACTGAAACAAGGGAATATGTCAGTGACTGACTATGCTGCAAAGTTCACTGAATTGGCCAAATTTTATCCATACTATGATGGAGAGGGTGCAGAGTTTTCaaaatgcgttaagtttgaaaatgGGTTACGCTCTGAGATCAAGAAGGCTATAGGGTATCAGCAGATCCGCGTTTTCCCTAACTTGGTAGACAGCTGCAGAATCATTGAGGAAGATAATGCTGCTCACTATAAGATTGTCAGTGATAGAAGAGGTAAGCAGAGTCAGCAACGTGGCAAGCCTTATGACACTCCAGCTGGCAAGGGCAAACAGAGAGCTGCTCCGGGCCAGAGAACAAGTGGGGGAGGTGCTCCTGCCCCGATTGTGTGTTTTAAATGTGGCAAGGCTGGTCACAAGAGTACTTACTGCACTGATGACGTTAAGAAGCGTTTCCGTTGTGGCAAGACTGGTCATATGATGTCTGAATGTAGACATAAAGAAGTG AAACCAAAGAAGgcacaagctggtggtaaggtgttcgcatTGGCTGGTACTCAGACAAGCACTGAGGACAGACTCATTAGAGGTACTTGCTTCATCAATAGTatgcctttaattactattatcgacaCTGGTGCTACTCATTATTTTATTGCTGCTGAATGTGTTGAAAAGTTGGGTCTTGTGCTATCTTCGATGAATGGCGAGATGGTAGTTGAGGTTCCAGCTAAAGGATCTGTGACTACATCTCTTGTTTGTTTGAAGTGTCCGTTGTCGATCTTCGACAGGGACTTTGCTGTTGATTTAGTATGTTTACCGTTAGCCGGGCTGGACGTAAttttgggaatgaactggttagaatatAACTATGCTCATATCAATTGTTATAACAAGACTGTGAGATTTTCAACTGCCGAAGAAGAAGGAGCTGGTTTAGTATCATCTAAGCAGGTACGACAATTGCTGACGGAAGAAGTAGAGATGTTCTCGTTGATGGCAACATTGTCAATCGAGAATCAGAACATCATCGATGAGctaccagtagtatgtgaattccctgaagtttttccCGATGAGATTCTCGATGTGCCGCCAGAAACAGGAATTGAGTTtacgattgatcttgtacctg aattaaagaaacaattagAAGATTTACTGGAGAAGAAGTTTGTCAGAccaagtgtatcgccgtggggagctccactGCTGTTAGTGAAGaaaaaggatggaagcatgagactTTGCGTAGATTATAAACAGCTGAATAAGGTAACCATTAAGAATAAATACCCGCTACCGAGAatagatgatttgatggaccaattGGTGGGTGCGAGTGTTTTTAGCAAGATCGatctgaggtcgggttaccatcaaatTAAGGTTAAAGATGAAGATGTACAGAAGACAGCATTCAGAATAAGATATGGAAATTATGAATAttcagtgatgccatttggtgttacgaACGCGCCAGGAgtatttatggaatatatgaatcgtATCTTCCATGAGTATTTAGATCAGTTCGTCGTGGTGTTCATAGACGACATCTTGATATATTCTAAATCAGAGCCAGAGCATTCAGATCATTTGAGGACG AAGGAGCTAAACATGAGACAGCGAAGATGGTTAGAActgctgaaagattatgatttcgggtTGAATTATCACCCCGGTAAGGCGAATGTTGTGGCTGATGCCTTAAGCCGGAAGACCTTGCACATGTCCGCTATGATGGTTAAAGAATTAGAATTGATCGAACAATTCCGAGATATGAGCTTGATTTGTGAAGTGACACCGcagagtgttaagttgggaatgcttaAAATTGATAATGACTTTCTGAACAGTATCAAAGAGGCTCAGAAATTGGATGTGAAAATGGTAGACATGATAGTGGGTTGTGGCAAATCCGAGAAGAGTGATTTTAGGGTGGATGCGCAAGGAGTGTTGAGATTGCAGGATCGAATATGTatccctgatgataatgatatgaaAAGGATGATTTTAGAAGAAGGTCATCGAA ATTGA